In the Camelus ferus isolate YT-003-E chromosome 34, BCGSAC_Cfer_1.0, whole genome shotgun sequence genome, one interval contains:
- the M6PR gene encoding cation-dependent mannose-6-phosphate receptor, translated as MRPFCRSWRTGPLLLLLLAGAVRDSWQTEEKTCDLVGEKGKESENELALLKRLKPLYNKSFESTVGQGSDTYVYMFRVCREAGNHSSGAGLVQISKSSGKETVVGRLNETHIFNGSNWIMLIYKGGDEYDNHCGKEQRRAVVMISCNRRTLADNFNPVSEERGKVQDCFYLFEMDSSLACSPEVSHLSVGSVLLVTFASLVAVYIIGGFLYQRLVVGAKGMEQFPHLAFWQDLGNLVADGCDFVCRSKPRNVPAAYRGVGDDQLGEESEERDDHLLPM; from the exons ATGCGCCCCTTCTGCCGCTCCTGGAGGACCGGAccgctcctgctcctgctgctggccGGGGCGGTGAGGGACTCCTGGCAGACGGAAGAAAAAACATGCGACCTGGTGGGAGAAAAGGGTAAAGAGTCAGAGAACGAACTGGCTCTGCTGAAGAGGCTGAAGCCGCTGTATAACAAAAG CTTTGAGAGCACCGTGGGCCAGGGCTCAGACACGTACGTCTACATGTTCAGGGTGTGCCGAGAAGCTGGCAACCACAGCTCCGGGGCAGGCCTGGTGCAGATCAGCAAGAGTAGCGGGAAGGAGACAGTCGTGGGGAGACTCAACGAGACTCACATCTTCAATGGAA GTAATTGGATCATGCTGATCTATAAAGGGGGTGATGAATATGACAATCACTGTGGCAAGGAGCAGCGCCGGGCAGTGGTGATGATCTCCTGCAATCGACGCACCCTGGCG GACAATTTTAACCCTGTGTCTGAGGAGCGAGGCAAAGTCCAAGACTGTTTCTACCTCTTTGAGATGGATAGCAGCCTGGCCTGCTCCCCGGAGGTCTCCCACCTCAGCGTGGGCTCCGTCTTACTTGTCAC GTTTGCATCACTGGTCGCTGTTTATATCATTGGGGGGTTCCTGTACCAGCGACTGGTGGTGGGAGCCAAAGGAATGGAGCAGTTTCCTCACTTAGCCTTCTGGCAGGATCTTGGCAACCTGGTAGCA gACGGCTGTGACTTTGTGTGCCGATCTAAACCCCGAAACGTGCCTGCTGCGTACCGCGGTGTGGGGGATGACCAGCTGGGGGAGGAGTCAGAAGAAAGGGATGACCATTTATTACCGATGTGA
- the PHC1 gene encoding LOW QUALITY PROTEIN: polyhomeotic-like protein 1 (The sequence of the model RefSeq protein was modified relative to this genomic sequence to represent the inferred CDS: deleted 1 base in 1 codon), with translation METESEQNSNSANGSSSSGGSSRPQIAQMSLYERQAVQALQALQRQPNAAQYFHQFMLQQQLSNAQLHSLAAVQQATIAASRQASSPNTSTAQQQTTTTQASINLATTSAAQLISRSQSVSSPSASTLTQSVLLGNTTSPPLNQSQAQMYLRPQLGNLLQVNRTLGRNVPLASQLILMPNGAVAAVQQEAPSAQSPGVHTDADQVQNLAVRSQQASAQGPQMQGSAQKAIPPGASPVSSLSQASSQALAVAQASSGASGQSLNLSQSSGGGGSSIPGSIGPGGGGQAPGGLGQLPSAGMGGSGSCPRKGTGVVQPLSAAQTATVSQGSQTEAESAAAKKAEADGTGQQNVGMNLTRTAAPAPSQTLISSATYTQIQPHSLIQQQQQIHLQQKQVVIQQQIAIHHQQQFQHRQSQLLHTATHLQLAQQQQQPPPPPPQAAALTAPPPPQVPPAPQVPPSQSQQQAQTLVVQPMLQSSPLPLPPDPTPKPPIPIQSKPSVAPIKPPQLGAAKMSAAQQPPPHIPVQVVGTRQPGTAQAQALGLAQLAAAVPTSRGVPGTMQPGQAHLASSPPSSQAPGALQECPPTLASGMTLAPVQGTAHVVKGGVTTSSPVVAQVPAAFYMQSVHLPGKPQTLAVKRKAESEEERDDVSTLSSMLPAKTSPVVESPKAMEEKSGLGEKADPVTSVTANTPSSDVVALAPAPAAPPPTLAMVSRQMGDSKPPQAIVKPQILTHIIEGFVIQEGAEPFPVGCSQLLKESEKPLQTGLTTGLNENQAGGPLGGDSPSAELDKKAALLKCEYCGKYAPAEQFRGSKRFCSMTCAKRYNVSCSHQFRLKRKKMKEFQEANYARVRRRGPRRSSSDIARAKIQGKRHRGQEDSSRGSDNSSYDEALSPTSPGPLSVRAGHGERDLGNPSTAPPTPELHGINPVFLSSNPSRWSVEEVYEFIASLQGCQEIAEEFRSQEIDGQALLLLKEEHLMSAMNIKLGPALKICAKINVLKET, from the exons ATGGAGACTGAGAGTGAGCAGAACTCTAACTCCGCCAATGGGAGTTCCAGCTCTGGGGGCAGCTCTCGGCCCCAGATAGCTCAGATGTCACTGTACGAACGGCAGGCCGTGCAG gCCCTGCAGGCGCTGCAGCGTCAGCCCAACGCTGCCCAGTATTTCCACCAGTTCATGCTCCAGCAGCAGCTCAGCAATGCCCAGCTGCACAGCCTGGCTGCCGTCCAGCAG GCCACGATTGCTGCCAGTCGGCAGGCCAGCTCCCCGAACACCAGCACCGCTCAGCAGCAGACCACCACCACCCAGGCCTCG ATCAACCTGGCCACCACTTCGGCCGCCCAGCTCATCAGCCGATCCCAGAGTGTGAGCTCCCCCAGTGCTAGCACGCTGACCCAGTCTGTGCTGCTGGGGAACACCACCTCCCCGCCCCTCAACCAGTCCCAGGCCCAGATGTACCTGCGG CCACAGCTGGGAAACCTATTGCAGGTAAACCGGACCCTGGGCCGGAATGTGCCTCTAGCCTCGCAGCTCATCCTGATGCCTAATGGGGCGGTGGCCGCGGTCCAGCAGGAGGCGCCATCTGCTCAGTCTCCGGGAGTCCACACAGATGCCGATCAG GTGCAGAACTTGGCTGTCAGGAGCCAACAGGCCTCAGCCCAAGGACCCCAAATGCAAGGCTCTGCTCAGAAGGCCATTCCTCCTGGAGCCTCCCCTGTCTCTAGCCTCTCCCAGGCCTCAAGCCAGGCCCTAGCTGTGGCTCAGGCCTCCTCTGGGGCCTCCGGCCAGTCCCTCAACCTTAGTCAATCCAGTGGAGGCGGTGGGAGTAGCATCCCAGGGTCCATTGGTCCAGGCGGAGGTGGCCAGGCGCCTGGGGGCTTGGGCCAGCTGCCTTCCGCAGGAATGGGCGGTAGTGGGAGCTGTCCCAGGAAGGGCACAGGAGTGGTGCAGCCCCTGTCTGCAGCCCAGACGGCGACCGTGAGTCAGGGCAGCCAGACAGAAGCTGAAAGCGCAGCGGCCAAGAAGGCGGAAGCAGACGGGACTGGCCAGCAGAACGTGGGCATGAACCTGACGCGGACAGCCGCGCCTGCTCCCAGCCAGACCCTCATTAGCTCAG CCACCTACACGCAGATCCAGCCCCATTCCCTgattcagcagcagcagcagatccACCTCCAGCAGAAGCAGGTGGTCATCCAGCAGCAGATCGCCATCCACCACCAGCAGCAGTTCCAGCACCGCCAGTCGCAGCTCCTGCACACCGCCACGCACCTGCAGctggcccagcagcagcagcagccaccgCCTCCGCCGCCACAGGCCGCAGCCCTCACTGCCCCTCCGCCCCCG CAGGTGCCCCCCGCTCCGCAGGTCCCGCCTTCCCAGTCCCAGCAGCAAGCCCAGACCCTGGTTGTTCAGCCCATGCTTCAGTCCTCGCCCTTGCCTCTCCCACCCGACCCAACCCCCAAGCCACCCATCCCCATCCAGTCCAAACCATCTGTAGCCCCGATCAAGCCTCCTCAGTTAGGGGCTGCGAAGATGTCAGCTGCCCAGCAGCCCCCGCCCCATATCCCTGTGCAAGTTGTGGGCACCCGACAGCCGGGcacagcccaggcccaggctctggggctggcACAGCTGGCAGCTGCCGTACCCACTTCCCGGGGGGTGCCGGGTACCATGCAGCCTGGTCAGGCCCATTTGGCCTCCTCGCCACCATCATCCCAGGCTCCTGGTGCGCTGCAGGAGTGCCCTCCCACGTTGGCCTCTGGGATGACCCTTGCCCCTGTGCAGGGGACAGCACATGTGGTCAAGGGTGGGGTGACCACCTCCTCCCCTGTTGTAGCCCAGGTCCCTGCCGCCTTCTACATGCAGTCTGTGCACCTGCCG GGCAAACCCCAGACATTGGCTGTAAAACGCAAGGCTGAGTCTGAGGAGGAAAGAGATGATGTCTCCACGTTGAGCTCAATGCTTCCTGCGAAGACGTCTCCAGTAGTTGAGAGCCCGAAGGCCATGGAAGAGAAGAGTGGTCTCGGAG AGAAAGCTGACCCAGTGACCAGCGTGACTGCCAATACCCCAAGCAGCGATGTGGTGGCCTTGGCTCCTGCCCCAGCAGCACCCCCTCCAACACTGGCCATGGTGTCCAGGCAGATGGGTGACTCGAAACCCCCACAGGCCATTGTGAAGCCGCAGATTCTCACCCACATCATCGAAGGCTTCGTTATCCAGGAGGGAGCAGAACCTTTCCCG GTGGGTTGTTCTCAGTTATTGAAGGAGTCGGAGAAGCCACTACAGACTGGCCTCACCACAGGGCTGAACGAGAATCAGGCAGGTGGCCCCTTAGGGGGGGACAGCCCGTCTGCTG AGCTTGACAAGAAGGCGGCCCTCCTGAAGTGTGAGTACTGCGGGAAGTACGCACCTGCAGAGCAGTTTCGCGGCTCCAAGAGATTCTGCTCCATGACTTGCGCCAAGAG GTACAATGTGAGCTGTAGCCACCAGTTCCggctgaagaggaaaaaaatgaaagagtttcAAGAAGCCAACTATGCTCGTGTTCGCCGGCGCGGACCCCGCCGCAGCTCCTCCGACATCGCCAGAGCCAAGATCCAGGGCAAGCGCCACCGG GGTCAAGAGGACTCCAGCCGGGGTTCAGATAATTCCAGTTATGATGAAGCACTCTCTCCAACATCTCCTGGGCCTTTATCTGTGAGAGCTGGCCATGGAGAGCGTGACCTGGGGAACCCCAGTACAGCTCCGCCCACGCCAGAATTGCACGGCATCAACCCTGTGTTCCTGTCCAGTAACCCTAGCCGCTGGAGCGTGGAGGAGGTGTATGAGTTCATCGCTTCCCTGCAAG GCTGCCAAGAGATCGCAGAGGAGTTTCGTTCCCAGGAGATTGACGGACAGGCCCTCTTATTACTTAAAGAGGAACATCTCATGAGTGCCATGAACATCAAGCTGGGCCCGGCCCTCAAGATCTGCGCCAAGATAAATGTCCTCAAGGAGACCTAA
- the LOC116661260 gene encoding translation initiation factor IF-2-like produces the protein MATGAGRKRGTRGREEGEGAEGRGRAGGGVRLPRKHLPASPLLQPCPQPPACSPHPLGPAGSDRPRASPGGLAEPRPGPHPHPGAAGGAGSRGRAGRLPPRPRRPRPSRKGRRRGEPAAEAELAPRPAWRPGTPAREVDAPRERSGAEPGAEVSGRPRPRRGRTSGGLAARGCFSRHLGCGTPQVPPPVSPPAYLQRCALRSSALPVRALSLFISPYSPLSVRHPSCF, from the coding sequence ATGGCAACGGGCGCCGGCAGGAAACGAGGGACgcgcgggagggaggagggggagggcgccgaggggagggggagggccggGGGAGGGGTCCGGCTGCCCCGGAAGCACCTCCCcgccagccccctcctccagccctgcccgcAGCCCCcggcctgcagcccccaccctctcggcccgGCAGGAAGTGACAGGCCCCGAGCGAGCCCCGGAGGCCTGGCGGAGCCGCGGCCCGGCCCGCACCCGCACCCCGGAgcggcgggaggggcggggagccGCGGCCGCGCCGGGCGCCTCCCACCCCGCCCTCGGCGCCCCCGCCcctccaggaaggggaggaggcgaGGGGAGCCCGCCGCGGAGGCCGAGCTAGCCCCCCGCCCAGCCTGGCGACCGGGGACCCCGGCACGTGAGGTGGACGCCCCCCGGGAGCGCTCGGGTGCAGAGCCGGGCGCCGAGGTAAGCGGGCGGCCGCGGCCGCGCAGGGGCAGGACCTCTGGGGGCTTGGCCGCGCGGGGATGTTTCTCCAGGCACCTCGGGTGTGGAACGCCCCAGGTACCTCCCCCAGTCTCTCCCCCAGCCTACCTCCAGCGCTGCGCTCTGCGGTCCTCGGCTCTGCCTGTCCGAGCCCTCTCGCTATTCATTTCGCCGTACTCACCGCTGTCTGTCCGTCACCCTAGTTGCTTCTGA